A DNA window from Malus domestica chromosome 12, GDT2T_hap1 contains the following coding sequences:
- the LOC103449507 gene encoding putative pentatricopeptide repeat-containing protein At1g31840 — protein sequence MISASSSSPVSKLLLLLTRRRRSLSPYSTLPPFSSKTLIHHISNAFLQNNPKLLNPHFLSKLQPHHLHPILLSLQSNPVSALRFFDWSHGSLGLHHSPQSFCDLIHLLLRNRMLAPASRLFDTMVGQFGSQFDYFAAFSDCFRNHSSDVSLVSSFLIENFCRNGMLDSSVDTFIRTYKLGVRVSPYALSRMLNCLVDANRVDMILDAYGEICSALRGQHFCAYEFIMVGLLNKGRFETGLEFHSALIDRGFSLDIVACNKILKRLCKENQVGDGEDFFTVLLTVGPKPNVVTFSTMINGYCKDGKLEEAKKLYKIMIEKGISPDLVVYSILVDGLFKAGKFEDGCWLFSAALDGGIKLDVVIFSSVMDAYVRIGDPVKSVEVYRRMLKEGISPNSVSYTILINGMCQDGKVTEACGIFGQILKCGFVPSILTYSSLIEGMCKIGNLKDAFQLYESMIKTGYEPDIILYGVLLNGLCKNGLMGDALRFFFQAVHRGVKPNVYTFNMLIDGCCRLKRLRDAVKVYIQMGIYNIKPDVVTNTVLIKGISEVGRLNDALVFFFQSVKKGFLPDVVTYCTLIDGCCKQKHLHAGLRLFEMMRRNGVNPDIAIYNVLINMLFKENCIDAAQEVFERFAESGPEPDIITYNTMICGYCCQRRLEVAVQLFEEMMQGKCKPNAITCTILIDAFCKEGKMDDAMLMFDKMLEKDPEPNVVTYSCLIDGFFKSENTKSAFELHEEMLKSISPNIISYSILIDGLCKRGLVEKASLAFHCAINRGLVPDVIAYGILIHGYCKVGRTAEGLVLYGRMLTSGIMPDAVIQRMIAEHILGADRRKYEGTPNHMICR from the coding sequence ATGATATctgcctcctcttcctctccAGTCTCAAAACTACTACTCCTCCTCACGCGGCGGCgccgctctctctctccctattCGACCTTACCCCCGTTCTCTTCCAAAACCCTGATCCACCACATCTCCAACGCCTTCCTCCAAAACAACCCCAAACTCTTAAACCCTCATTTTCTCTCCAAATTACAACCCCACCACCTCCATCCCATCCTCCTCTCCCTTCAATCCAACCCCGTTTCCGCCCTCCGCTTCTTCGACTGGTCCCACGGCTCCCTCGGCCTCCACCACTCCCCGCAGTCCTTCTGTGACCTCATTCACCTGCTGCTCCGCAACCGGATGCTCGCTCCGGCTTCCCGCCTTTTCGACACAATGGTAGGTCAGTTCGGGTCTCAGTTTGACTATTTTGCTGCATTTTCTGATTGTTTTCGGAATCACAGTTCCGATGTTAGTCTTGTTTCtagctttctgattgagaattTTTGTCGAAATGGGATGTTGGATTCGTCTGTTGATACCTTCATTCGTACGTATAAATTGGGTGTTCGGGTGTCTCCTTATGCGTTGTCTAGAATGCTGAATTGTTTGGTTGATGCGAATCGCGTCGACATGATTCTCGATGCGTATGGAGAAATCTGTAGTGCATTGAGAGGACAACATTTTTGTGCGTATGAGTTTATTATGGTTGGTCTTCTGAACAAGGGTAGATTCGAAACGGGTTTGGAATTTCATTCTGCATTGATTGACAGAGGCTTTTCGCTTGACATTGTTGCTTGTAACAAGATTTTAAAACGTCTTTGTAAAGAAAATCAGGTTGGAGATGGTGAAGATTTCTTTACGGTATTGCTAACTGTTGGTCCGAAGCCAAATGTGGTGACGTTTAGCACGATGATTAACGGGTATTGTAAAGATGGGAAATTGGAAGAGGCAAAGAAGCTTTACAAGATTATGATAGAGAAGGGTATCAGTCCTGACTTGGTTGTATATAGCATCCTAGTTGATGGTCTTTTTAAGGCAGGAAAATTCGAGGACGGGTGTTGGCTTTTCTCAGCGGCGTTGGATGGTGGGATTAAGTTGGATGTAGTCATTTTCAGTTCTGTTATGGATGCGTACGTGAGAATTGGAGATCCAGTGAAGTCAGTGGAGGTCTACCGAAGAATGCTGAAAGAAGGGATCTCACCAAACTCTGTTAGTTACACCATTCTTATTAACGGCATGTGTCAGGATGGTAAGGTCACGGAGGCTTGTGGAATATTTGGTCAGATTTTGAAGTGTGGTTTTGTGCCATCGATTCTGACTTATAGTAGTTTGATTGAAGGAATGTGCAAAATAGGGAATTTAAAAGATGCATTTCAGCTGTATGAAAGTATGATCAAGACGGGCTATGAACCTGATATTATTCTTTACGGTGTGTTATTAAATGGCCTTTGCAAAAATGGGCTGATGGGTGATGCTCTTAGGTTCTTCTTTCAAGCTGTTCATAGGGGCGTTAAGCCAAATGTCTATACTTTCAACATGTTAATAGATGGTTGCTGCAGATTGAAACGATTGAGGGATGCTGTGAAGGTGTACATCCAAATGGGAATTTATAACATAAAACCAGATGTGGTGACGAATACCGTGCTTATTAAGGGTATTTCTGAAGTAGGGAGATTAAACGATGCGTtggtttttttcttccaatcagTAAAGAAGGGTTTCTTACCAGATGTTGTAACATATTGCACACTGATTGATGGTTGCTGCAAGCAGAAGCATTTACATGCTGGACTCAGGCTATTTGAGATGATGCGAAGAAATGGAGTAAATCCCGATATTGCCATTTATAATGTCCTCAttaatatgctgttcaaagaaaaTTGCATAGATGCTGCGCAGGAAGTCTTTGAGCGGTTTGCTGAAAGTGGTCCGGAACCTGATATCATTACATACAACACAATGATTTGTGGTTATTGCTGTCAGAGAAGGTTAGAGGTGGCTGTTCAACTTTTTGAAGAGATGATGCAGGGGAAGTGCAAACCCAATGCCATTACTTGCACTATATTGATTGATGCATTTTGTAAAGAAGGTAAAATGGACGACGCAATGTTGATGTTTGATAAAATGCTGGAAAAGGATCCTGAACCTAACGTGGTCACATATAGTTGTCTGATTGATGGGTTTTTCAAGTCTGAAAACACAAAAAGTGCCTTTGAACTACACGAAGAGATGCTTAAAAGCATCTCTCCAAATATAATCAGTTATAGCATCCTCATTGACGGTCTTTGCAAAAGAGGACTTGTGGAGAAAGCATCCCTTGCATTTCATTGCGCTATAAACAGGGGCCTGGTGCCAGATGTAATAGCATACGGGATTCTGATTCACGGTTACTGCAAGGTAGGAAGAACGGCAGAAGGCCTCGTGTTGTATGGGCGTATGTTAACAAGTGGGATCATGCCGGATGCTGTCATACAAAGGATGATTGCGGAGCATATCCTTGGAGCTGATCGGCGAAAATATGAGGGTACTCCCAACCACATGATTTGCAGATAA